The nucleotide sequence CCCCCTTTGGTAGCTAGGCTCGAGGAGGCCGGGGCTGACGGGCAGCCCAGCTCGTACGCTAGGATCGAGTACCAAACGTCGTGAAGACTCGTAAATCGGGAGAAGCATCGCACGGTAGAGGAAGCTTTATCGGAAGCGGTAGATAAACTTAGAGGTCGAAGAAATTCGTCATTGAATGGAGGTAGTAGCTTATGGGTCATATCTGGGTCGACGTCAAGTTGTTGAATCCCTTAACGGGTGATGGGATCGAATCCAGGGCGCTTGTGGATACCGATGCGACCTTCACGGTCATACCGCGCGAGGTTTATGAAAGGCTGAACCTCAAGGTCTTCGGGAGGAAGGAGGTTGAAACCGCCACGGGGCTTGTGGAGCTCGATGAGAGCTTCGCCGTCTTGGAGGTGAAGGAAAAGCGCGGTGTAACGCCCATCTTGATCTCAGAAGACCTAAAGGATATCTTGATCGGGACCCTATCCCTAGAAGCTTTGGGCTTGGCAGTCGACCCGACGACGGGCGAACTCAAAGAAGCTAGGATACTCTTACTCTGAGGGGTAACGCTAGAGCCGATAGAAGTCCTCCTGAAAGACGTAGGATGGTTAGGCTTATCGGAAGGATTGGCGATGGGGAATGGGCGGGGATGGTGGGCTACGGTAGGCGCTGGGCTGTTGAAACAGCCTCCTTAACATTCAAGCGTATGTTAATAGCTCCTCAACAGTATGAGGAACGTATTACAACCACCTAATTTTTAAGGGCGTCGATTAGGTATAATAG is from Candidatus Nezhaarchaeales archaeon and encodes:
- a CDS encoding aspartyl protease family protein, which encodes MGHIWVDVKLLNPLTGDGIESRALVDTDATFTVIPREVYERLNLKVFGRKEVETATGLVELDESFAVLEVKEKRGVTPILISEDLKDILIGTLSLEALGLAVDPTTGELKEARILLL